One Edaphobacter bradus DNA window includes the following coding sequences:
- the mtnP gene encoding S-methyl-5'-thioadenosine phosphorylase, producing the protein MKKAEIGIIGGSGLYAMPGLTNVREEKLTTPFGEPSDAFVLGELEGRKVAFLARHGRGHRISPSELNFRANIYAMKMLGVERILSVSAVGSLKEEHKPTDFVIPDQFIDRTFARVSTFFGGGVVAHVAFGDPVCSTVAGAFKKACDEVGVVAKSGGTYVCMEGPQFSTRAESNLYRSWGADVIGMTNLQEAKLAREAEICYATMAMVTDYDCWREGHDDVTVEQIVAVLHKNAENASKAVKAAVAAMPLERTCACGDALKYAILTDRKAIPAEARERLSLLLDKYL; encoded by the coding sequence TTGAAGAAGGCAGAGATTGGAATCATCGGAGGCAGCGGGCTGTATGCGATGCCGGGCCTCACGAATGTGCGTGAAGAAAAGCTGACGACCCCGTTTGGAGAGCCCTCCGATGCATTTGTTCTGGGCGAGTTGGAAGGCCGCAAGGTAGCGTTTCTGGCGCGGCATGGACGCGGCCATCGCATCTCGCCCTCGGAACTGAACTTTCGCGCCAACATTTACGCGATGAAGATGCTGGGAGTGGAGCGGATTCTGTCGGTCTCGGCCGTGGGGTCGCTCAAGGAAGAGCACAAGCCGACGGACTTCGTGATTCCGGACCAGTTCATCGACCGTACGTTTGCTCGCGTGTCGACGTTCTTTGGCGGCGGTGTGGTTGCGCACGTCGCGTTTGGCGATCCTGTCTGCTCGACGGTCGCGGGTGCCTTCAAGAAGGCTTGCGATGAGGTCGGCGTTGTCGCCAAGAGCGGCGGGACGTATGTGTGCATGGAGGGGCCGCAGTTTTCGACGCGCGCGGAGTCGAACCTCTATCGCAGCTGGGGCGCCGATGTGATAGGCATGACCAACCTGCAGGAGGCCAAGCTGGCCCGCGAGGCGGAGATTTGCTACGCCACGATGGCGATGGTGACCGACTACGACTGCTGGCGCGAAGGGCATGACGATGTGACGGTCGAACAGATCGTCGCAGTGCTGCACAAGAACGCGGAGAACGCGTCGAAGGCCGTGAAGGCGGCTGTGGCCGCGATGCCTCTGGAACGCACCTGCGCCTGTGGCGATGCGCTGAAGTACGCCATCCTTACGGACCGCAAGGCGATTCCTGCAGAAGCACGCGAGAGGCTTTCGCTGCTGCTCGATAAGTATCTGTAA
- a CDS encoding glycosyltransferase family 39 protein, protein MVRGLGVSDEVRPATREETFPVAMASVVLAFVALIVCFSRGYLLLYGDAVAHLGIARRILDSRNPGLAQLGGVWLPLPHLLMLPFIQKMEWWQNGMAGAWPSLLCYVFGVAGFYRLVRRMMTPQWAFAAAAFYALNPNLLYLSTTAMTEALFLAIVIWGTLLTMECVAAVQQGRGALASRRMIYLGLLIMAAVYTRYDGWIFGAAVWAIVTWQIYRHKEVWGGIAPYYVTFTVLAAAGPLGWFAYNQHFFHDPLDFMRGPYSAAAIEARTTPSGSHHYPGWHNPVWALVLYTRTAQLDVAAWETGFAVMAAAISGLVLTIRSRVEWPVLLLWVPLPFYVYAIAFGSVPIFIPPLWPHSYYNSRYGMEMLPALAASAFLALEWIARRWGKTQPLPARLLYPVALALAVFNAIGMMYKIPLVLKEAMANATTRVAFESALAHNLQSFPSGVPILMYSSDHIGAVQQAGLPLRQIVNEYDYDSWKAALAAPADHAAYVVAIAGDAVSKAVAEHPEGLTELTVLCTTGQPCARIYQSDRFATLTH, encoded by the coding sequence GTGGTTCGCGGCTTGGGCGTGAGTGATGAGGTGCGGCCAGCGACACGGGAGGAGACGTTTCCCGTGGCCATGGCCTCGGTCGTTCTCGCGTTCGTCGCGCTGATCGTCTGTTTCTCGCGTGGCTATCTGCTGCTGTACGGCGATGCCGTGGCACATCTTGGGATTGCGCGTCGCATTCTGGATTCGCGCAATCCCGGGCTGGCGCAGCTTGGAGGCGTTTGGCTGCCGCTTCCGCATCTGCTGATGCTGCCCTTCATCCAGAAGATGGAGTGGTGGCAGAACGGGATGGCGGGAGCGTGGCCTTCGCTGCTCTGTTACGTGTTTGGCGTGGCAGGCTTCTATCGGCTGGTGCGGAGGATGATGACGCCGCAGTGGGCGTTTGCCGCGGCGGCGTTTTATGCGCTGAATCCGAACCTGCTCTATCTGTCGACGACCGCGATGACGGAGGCGCTGTTTCTGGCGATCGTGATCTGGGGGACGCTGCTGACGATGGAGTGCGTCGCGGCTGTCCAGCAGGGGCGTGGTGCGCTGGCCTCGCGACGCATGATCTATCTGGGACTGCTCATCATGGCGGCCGTGTATACACGGTACGACGGGTGGATCTTCGGAGCGGCAGTGTGGGCCATTGTGACGTGGCAGATCTATCGTCACAAAGAGGTGTGGGGCGGGATTGCTCCCTATTATGTGACCTTCACTGTGCTGGCGGCGGCCGGGCCTCTGGGCTGGTTTGCTTACAATCAGCACTTTTTCCACGACCCGCTCGACTTCATGCGCGGGCCGTATTCTGCGGCAGCGATCGAGGCGAGAACCACTCCGTCGGGCTCGCATCACTATCCTGGCTGGCACAATCCGGTTTGGGCGCTGGTGCTCTACACAAGGACGGCGCAGCTCGATGTGGCCGCGTGGGAGACAGGCTTTGCCGTGATGGCCGCAGCGATCAGCGGACTTGTGCTGACGATTCGCAGCAGAGTGGAGTGGCCGGTTCTTCTGCTGTGGGTTCCGCTGCCGTTTTACGTTTACGCGATCGCGTTCGGCTCCGTTCCGATCTTCATTCCGCCACTGTGGCCGCACTCGTACTACAACTCGCGCTATGGGATGGAGATGCTGCCGGCGCTGGCGGCGTCGGCCTTCCTGGCGCTGGAGTGGATTGCGCGGCGATGGGGGAAGACACAGCCGCTTCCGGCGCGTCTGCTGTATCCGGTTGCGCTTGCGCTGGCAGTCTTCAACGCCATTGGGATGATGTATAAGATTCCGCTTGTGCTGAAGGAGGCAATGGCGAACGCGACGACGCGAGTGGCCTTCGAGTCGGCGCTGGCGCATAACCTGCAATCGTTTCCGTCTGGCGTGCCGATCCTGATGTACAGCTCAGACCACATCGGTGCCGTGCAGCAGGCTGGACTGCCGCTTCGGCAGATCGTGAATGAGTATGACTACGACAGCTGGAAGGCGGCTCTGGCGGCTCCGGCGGACCACGCGGCCTACGTGGTGGCGATCGCGGGCGATGCCGTGTCGAAGGCTGTCGCCGAGCATCCTGAGGGCCTGACCGAGTTGACGGTGCTGTGCACGACGGGGCAGCCCTGCGCGCGTATTTACCAGTCGGATCGCTTTGCTACTTTGACGCATTAG
- a CDS encoding SPOR domain-containing protein yields MNSRYDEDEHEDFQTSAGREINLNAATILGIFVLLAILCAVFFGFGYTLGHKSTPQTPSASVVLPSETAAPSPSVPKHTAGSQIVLPSADTASSPSATAPQQVAQPDRAPDQTAAAADTPQPVGAPVTKPEPQSQHRAAPPAPAPATHPVAAAATANTTPSMVQIAAVSHQEDANILADALKHRGYAVSIVQSSQDKLLHVQIGPFSNRKDAEAMRQRLLNDGYNAIVK; encoded by the coding sequence GTGAACTCCCGATACGACGAAGACGAACACGAAGATTTCCAGACGTCCGCTGGCCGTGAGATCAACCTCAACGCGGCCACCATTCTCGGCATCTTCGTCCTCCTGGCGATCCTCTGCGCCGTCTTCTTCGGCTTCGGCTACACCCTCGGCCACAAGTCCACCCCGCAGACTCCCTCGGCCAGCGTCGTGCTTCCATCCGAGACCGCGGCTCCGTCCCCCTCCGTCCCCAAACATACTGCCGGCAGCCAGATCGTGCTCCCCAGCGCCGACACCGCATCCAGCCCATCCGCTACCGCTCCCCAGCAGGTCGCACAACCCGACCGCGCCCCCGACCAGACCGCTGCTGCAGCCGATACCCCGCAGCCGGTCGGCGCTCCCGTAACCAAACCCGAACCGCAATCACAGCACCGCGCAGCCCCACCCGCTCCCGCACCCGCTACGCATCCCGTCGCAGCCGCAGCTACGGCCAACACAACTCCCTCGATGGTCCAGATCGCCGCCGTCTCGCACCAGGAAGACGCCAACATCCTGGCCGACGCGCTCAAACACCGCGGCTACGCCGTCAGCATCGTGCAATCCTCACAGGACAAGCTCCTCCACGTCCAGATCGGTCCCTTCTCCAACCGCAAAGACGCCGAAGCCATGCGCCAGCGCCTCCTCAACGACGGCTACAACGCCATCGTCAAATAG
- a CDS encoding lysophospholipid acyltransferase family protein, whose product MFATLKLLFVYTALGPLTGIIGIPYTLLVGDVSLLYRVAMWITNAGVRAAGIRIEVTGRENVPSGRPCIFMCNHVSNLDPPVVVPLLPGRSSVLLKKELMKIPILGRAMLLAKFVPVERGGKRDAAQASVVAAGEALKSGLNMVVFPEGTRSRDGRLQAFKKGPFYLAMETQAPVVPIVISGTQTMMKKGSAAITPGVARVRFLPAIEPSQYGTREHLLRAVREEIAEALPEEMKPLN is encoded by the coding sequence ATGTTTGCAACGCTGAAGCTGTTGTTTGTGTATACGGCTCTGGGGCCGCTAACTGGGATCATCGGGATTCCTTATACGCTGCTGGTCGGGGACGTCAGCCTGCTGTATCGGGTGGCTATGTGGATTACCAACGCCGGCGTGAGGGCGGCGGGGATTCGGATTGAGGTGACGGGGAGGGAGAATGTACCGTCGGGACGGCCGTGCATCTTTATGTGCAACCATGTCTCGAACCTCGATCCTCCGGTGGTGGTTCCGCTGCTGCCGGGGCGAAGCTCGGTGCTCCTAAAGAAAGAATTGATGAAGATTCCGATTCTGGGGCGGGCGATGCTGCTGGCGAAGTTCGTTCCGGTGGAGCGGGGGGGCAAGAGGGATGCGGCCCAGGCGAGCGTGGTGGCGGCGGGCGAGGCGCTGAAGTCGGGTCTGAATATGGTGGTGTTTCCCGAGGGCACTCGGTCGCGCGACGGGAGGCTGCAGGCGTTTAAGAAGGGGCCGTTTTATCTTGCAATGGAGACGCAGGCTCCGGTGGTACCGATTGTGATCTCAGGAACGCAGACGATGATGAAGAAGGGGAGCGCGGCGATTACGCCGGGTGTGGCGCGGGTACGGTTTTTGCCGGCGATTGAGCCTTCGCAGTATGGGACGCGGGAACACTTGCTGCGGGCTGTGCGGGAGGAGATCGCGGAGGCTTTACCGGAGGAGATGAAGCCGCTGAATTGA
- a CDS encoding S66 peptidase family protein, translating to MTRTNGLVRPPALGRGARLAVVSPASTPKRELVERGLAELQALGYEVVLAPHALENGPLYYAGGLQDRVKDLHTAFADRKIDGIVCTRGGWGSAELLPHLDAELIRANPKAFIGYSDHTSIHSWLQNEANLTSFYAPMVAADFARDEGVDLKSWRHTFDGDSGWLLGAADGLRVLQPGAADGELRGGCISILAAGLGTQYAPVLRDCVLFLEDIGTKPYQWDRLLLHLRYAGRLEGVRGIVFGDMNQCVEPEEQEMLERAILHGLRGFEGPVAIGLRCGHVSAPNITLPLGVPVRLDLTDAVNPQIHFPEAAVRA from the coding sequence GTGACGAGGACGAATGGGCTGGTGAGGCCGCCGGCGCTTGGCCGCGGAGCACGACTGGCGGTGGTTTCGCCGGCTAGCACACCGAAGCGTGAGTTGGTGGAGCGTGGGCTGGCAGAGTTGCAGGCGCTGGGCTATGAGGTTGTGCTTGCTCCGCATGCGCTCGAAAACGGGCCACTTTACTATGCGGGGGGGCTGCAGGACCGGGTGAAGGACCTTCATACGGCGTTTGCCGACCGTAAGATCGACGGGATTGTGTGCACTCGCGGAGGATGGGGCTCGGCGGAGCTGCTGCCGCATCTGGATGCAGAGCTGATCCGGGCGAATCCCAAGGCGTTTATTGGCTATAGTGACCATACCTCGATCCATAGCTGGCTGCAGAATGAGGCGAATCTGACGAGCTTTTATGCTCCGATGGTCGCGGCGGATTTTGCGCGGGATGAGGGCGTAGATCTGAAGAGCTGGCGGCATACGTTTGATGGCGATAGCGGCTGGTTGCTCGGAGCTGCGGACGGACTTCGCGTACTGCAACCGGGCGCGGCTGACGGGGAGCTGCGTGGCGGATGCATCTCGATTCTCGCGGCTGGGCTTGGGACACAGTACGCTCCGGTGCTGCGTGATTGCGTGTTGTTCCTCGAGGACATTGGAACGAAGCCCTATCAGTGGGACAGGCTGCTGCTGCATTTGCGCTACGCGGGAAGGCTGGAGGGCGTTCGCGGAATTGTGTTTGGCGATATGAACCAATGCGTCGAGCCGGAGGAACAGGAGATGCTGGAGCGCGCGATTCTGCATGGGCTGCGCGGGTTTGAGGGGCCGGTGGCGATTGGGTTGCGCTGCGGGCATGTGAGCGCGCCGAATATTACGCTGCCGCTGGGCGTTCCGGTCCGGCTGGACCTTACGGATGCGGTGAATCCGCAGATACACTTTCCTGAGGCGGCTGTGAGGGCTTAG
- a CDS encoding UDP-N-acetylmuramate--L-alanine ligase → MQSTRHIHLIGICGTAMASLAGMLKQQGHHVTGSDAAAYPPMSDLLRELGIPVHEPYAEANLEPRPDLVVVGNAISRGNVELEYVLDQRIPFCSMAAMLHDEFLAGREPLVVAGTHGKTTTTSMLAWIYEVASREVASQVDDSRGETASRRDAAFAPSFLIGGVAENFGTSFMVRPTKPFVLEGDEYDTAFFDKGPKFLHYFPDAIILTHVEYDHADIYADLNAVKTAFKRLVNLVPRRGRVVAFDGSENVSECVAKAFCAVERYGFADCSHWRLVDLRHDGPVTRWTLLRGGETFAELSLPMAGEHNALNATAAAALAAGQGVPVEAIVEALATFKSVKRRLEVKAVAEGVTIIDDFAHHPTAIRETLRALRERYPGQRLWAVLEPRSNTLRRNVFEAALVDSLALADRVVVAAVFKSESIPAAERLVPEHVVDALVVRGVPAAVHPDADAIVAALAPEVRSGDVVAILSNGGFGGIYQKLPRAISGAVVAS, encoded by the coding sequence ATGCAAAGTACACGACACATTCATCTGATTGGAATCTGTGGCACGGCGATGGCTTCGCTGGCCGGAATGCTGAAGCAGCAGGGTCACCATGTGACGGGCTCGGACGCCGCGGCGTATCCGCCGATGAGCGATCTGCTGCGGGAACTGGGGATTCCGGTGCACGAGCCGTATGCGGAGGCGAACCTGGAGCCTCGGCCTGACCTGGTGGTCGTGGGCAATGCGATCTCGCGCGGCAACGTCGAGCTGGAGTATGTGCTCGATCAGCGGATTCCTTTCTGCTCGATGGCGGCGATGCTGCATGACGAGTTTCTGGCTGGGCGCGAGCCGCTTGTGGTGGCTGGGACGCACGGCAAGACGACGACGACGAGCATGCTCGCGTGGATCTATGAAGTTGCTTCGCGAGAAGTTGCTTCGCAAGTCGATGACTCGCGAGGGGAAACTGCCTCGCGGCGCGATGCTGCGTTTGCGCCTTCATTCCTGATCGGCGGCGTGGCGGAGAACTTTGGCACGAGCTTTATGGTTCGGCCGACGAAGCCGTTTGTGCTTGAAGGCGATGAGTACGACACGGCGTTCTTCGATAAAGGGCCGAAGTTTCTGCACTACTTTCCGGATGCCATCATCCTGACGCATGTCGAGTATGACCATGCGGACATCTATGCCGATCTGAACGCGGTGAAGACGGCGTTCAAGCGGCTGGTGAATCTGGTGCCTCGGCGCGGGCGCGTGGTTGCGTTTGATGGCAGCGAGAACGTGAGTGAGTGCGTTGCCAAGGCGTTCTGCGCGGTGGAGCGTTATGGCTTTGCGGACTGCTCGCACTGGCGGCTGGTTGACCTGCGTCACGATGGACCTGTGACACGGTGGACCTTGCTGCGCGGCGGTGAGACGTTTGCCGAGCTGAGTTTGCCGATGGCCGGAGAACATAACGCGCTGAACGCCACGGCAGCAGCGGCGCTGGCGGCAGGGCAGGGCGTTCCGGTGGAGGCCATCGTCGAGGCGCTGGCGACGTTCAAGAGCGTGAAGCGGCGGCTTGAGGTAAAGGCCGTCGCCGAGGGAGTGACGATCATCGACGACTTCGCGCACCATCCGACGGCGATCCGCGAGACGCTTAGGGCGCTTAGGGAGAGGTATCCCGGGCAGCGGCTGTGGGCGGTGCTGGAGCCGCGGTCGAATACGCTGCGGCGGAACGTCTTCGAGGCCGCGCTGGTGGACAGCCTTGCGCTCGCGGATCGTGTAGTGGTCGCGGCGGTCTTCAAGTCCGAGAGCATTCCGGCGGCGGAGCGGCTGGTGCCGGAGCACGTGGTCGATGCTCTGGTCGTGCGCGGTGTTCCGGCGGCGGTTCATCCGGATGCCGACGCGATTGTGGCTGCGCTGGCGCCGGAGGTCAGAAGCGGGGATGTGGTGGCGATCCTCTCGAACGGTGGGTTCGGCGGGATATACCAGAAGCTGCCACGGGCAATCTCGGGTGCGGTTGTGGCCTCATGA
- the dapF gene encoding diaminopimelate epimerase, whose translation MKNKKVMIPFVKAHACGNDFLIIEERVAQRRHAELAQRLCSRNTSIGADGIEFLERRPNGELFLRLFNADGSEAELSGNGTRCVAAWLASSEGMDDVVLGTHGGPRRCRVVEDADPVYLIESEMGVPRVMPRTIVVDGVGEVPGAMVNVGNPHFVIFVESDDFRAHGLAWQELGAKISTSPLFPHGTNVEFVRVQSKAEIAFRIYERGCGPTTSSGTGTCASSTAAIALRGVERELTAIAEGGAQRTVWTSNESAMLLTGPAEIICRGEAVGL comes from the coding sequence ATGAAGAATAAGAAGGTCATGATTCCATTTGTGAAGGCGCATGCCTGTGGCAACGACTTTCTGATCATCGAAGAACGGGTTGCCCAGAGAAGGCATGCTGAGCTGGCGCAGAGGCTCTGCAGCCGCAATACGAGCATAGGGGCCGACGGGATTGAGTTCCTGGAGCGGCGGCCGAACGGCGAGCTGTTTCTGCGGCTGTTCAACGCCGACGGCAGCGAGGCGGAGCTTTCAGGCAACGGCACTCGCTGCGTTGCGGCGTGGCTGGCCTCGAGCGAGGGCATGGACGATGTTGTGCTCGGCACGCATGGCGGGCCGAGGCGCTGCCGTGTGGTGGAGGATGCCGACCCGGTGTACCTGATCGAGAGCGAGATGGGCGTACCGCGCGTGATGCCGCGGACGATTGTGGTCGATGGCGTCGGAGAAGTTCCCGGGGCGATGGTCAATGTCGGGAATCCTCACTTTGTGATCTTTGTGGAGAGCGATGACTTCAGGGCGCATGGCCTCGCGTGGCAAGAGCTGGGCGCGAAGATCAGCACCAGTCCGCTGTTTCCGCATGGAACGAATGTGGAGTTTGTGCGCGTGCAGTCGAAGGCTGAGATTGCGTTCCGCATCTACGAGCGCGGATGCGGGCCTACGACCTCTTCTGGCACCGGGACGTGTGCCTCCTCGACGGCGGCGATAGCGCTGCGCGGCGTGGAGCGCGAGCTGACCGCGATTGCTGAGGGCGGCGCGCAGCGGACGGTCTGGACCTCGAATGAGTCGGCGATGCTGCTGACTGGGCCGGCGGAGATTATATGCCGGGGCGAGGCGGTCGGCCTGTGA
- a CDS encoding PfkB family carbohydrate kinase, with translation MAILVVGSVAFDSIETPHGKVDHCLGGAATHFALAASYFTPVRVIAVVGKDFTAEHEAVFTKRGIDTRGLERADGLSFHWKGSYAGSMDSAKTLGTDLNVFEKFEPKIPNEYKDSEYLFLANIDPVLQARVRSEMPNVRRVCGDTMNYWISDHAENLAKVLRELDVLLINDGEARMLTGEHNLVLAAKKVQAMGPKTLVIKHGEYGATAFFGGGSFDNGVKALHPFRAPALPLAEVVDPTGAGDSFAGGFYGYLASQPKLTPEVFRRAMFYGGVMGSFTVERFGTERLQSVTREEIEERFKLFMEISHLDYAGA, from the coding sequence ATGGCAATTCTTGTAGTTGGATCGGTAGCTTTCGATAGCATTGAGACGCCACACGGCAAGGTCGATCACTGTCTGGGTGGTGCGGCGACTCACTTCGCGCTTGCGGCGAGCTATTTCACGCCGGTGCGCGTGATTGCTGTCGTTGGCAAGGACTTTACGGCGGAGCACGAGGCAGTCTTCACGAAGCGCGGAATCGATACGCGTGGCCTCGAGCGAGCTGATGGGCTGAGCTTCCACTGGAAGGGCTCGTATGCGGGAAGCATGGATTCGGCGAAGACGCTGGGAACGGACCTGAATGTCTTTGAGAAGTTCGAGCCCAAGATTCCCAACGAATACAAAGACAGCGAGTATCTCTTTCTCGCGAATATCGATCCGGTCCTCCAGGCACGCGTGCGGAGCGAGATGCCGAATGTCCGTCGCGTGTGTGGCGACACGATGAACTACTGGATCTCGGACCACGCGGAGAACCTTGCGAAGGTGCTGCGTGAGCTGGACGTGCTGCTGATCAACGACGGCGAGGCGCGCATGCTCACCGGCGAGCACAACCTTGTGTTGGCCGCGAAGAAGGTGCAGGCGATGGGACCGAAGACGCTGGTGATCAAGCACGGCGAGTACGGCGCGACGGCTTTCTTCGGAGGGGGATCGTTTGATAATGGCGTGAAGGCGTTGCATCCCTTCCGCGCGCCGGCATTGCCGTTGGCGGAGGTGGTTGATCCGACCGGCGCGGGCGACTCGTTCGCAGGTGGGTTCTACGGCTACCTCGCCTCGCAGCCGAAGCTGACGCCGGAGGTCTTTCGCCGCGCGATGTTCTATGGCGGCGTGATGGGTTCGTTCACCGTGGAGCGGTTCGGAACCGAGCGCCTGCAGTCCGTGACGCGCGAAGAGATCGAAGAACGCTTCAAGCTGTTTATGGAGATATCTCACCTTGACTACGCGGGGGCGTAG
- a CDS encoding slipin family protein: protein MQAPFSFPVLLLIAILVLYIINSIKILKEYERGVVFRLGRVRESAKGPGVILVFRPVDQIVRISLRQEAMEVPPQDIITRDNVTLKVNAVITLRVVDPTKAVIEVANYIYQTSQFSQTTLRSVLGEVELDELLAHRDRLNQRIQTIIDGHTAPFGVKVISVEVKQVDMPESMLRAMAKQAEAERERRAKVIHAEGEFNAAQKLIEAAALLSTQPISVQLRYLQTLTEIGVEKNTTIVFPLPIEMMGLLNKSLSFNPAEEKK, encoded by the coding sequence ATGCAAGCCCCCTTCTCCTTTCCCGTCCTGCTCCTCATCGCCATCCTCGTCCTCTACATCATCAACTCCATCAAGATCCTCAAGGAGTATGAGCGTGGCGTAGTCTTCCGCCTCGGTCGCGTTCGCGAATCCGCCAAAGGCCCCGGCGTCATCCTCGTCTTCCGCCCGGTCGACCAGATCGTCCGCATCTCGCTCCGCCAGGAGGCGATGGAGGTTCCGCCGCAGGACATCATCACCCGTGACAACGTCACCCTCAAGGTCAACGCCGTCATCACTCTCCGCGTCGTCGACCCCACCAAGGCCGTCATCGAGGTCGCCAACTATATCTACCAGACCTCCCAGTTCTCCCAGACCACCCTCCGCTCCGTCCTCGGCGAGGTCGAACTCGACGAACTACTCGCCCACCGCGACCGACTCAACCAGCGCATCCAGACCATCATCGACGGCCACACCGCACCCTTCGGCGTAAAAGTCATCTCCGTCGAAGTCAAGCAGGTCGATATGCCGGAAAGCATGCTCCGCGCCATGGCCAAACAGGCTGAGGCCGAGCGCGAGCGCCGAGCCAAGGTCATCCACGCCGAAGGCGAGTTCAACGCCGCTCAGAAGCTGATCGAGGCGGCCGCCCTGCTCTCCACCCAACCCATCTCCGTGCAGCTCCGCTACCTCCAGACCCTCACCGAGATAGGTGTCGAAAAGAATACGACCATCGTTTTTCCCCTTCCCATCGAGATGATGGGCTTGCTAAACAAGAGCCTTAGCTTCAATCCGGCAGAAGAGAAGAAATAG
- a CDS encoding MgtC/SapB family protein gives MVMPGQLYFSKIDQMLLSTGTAARLLTACALGGVIGLERELRHKASGLRTNMLLCLGCAFFTMLSVVLAGDTNPDKGRVASNIVQGIGFLGAGLILHTRDRVVGLTSAATVFVIASIGMACGAGLYIPAVVATLIALVALALVGSVETRVGWKRHSMLYEVRGIDQNEMFASILRVLDRLGLRLNIVDRDKVGETQRVSFMVAASAKVHKRLLAELQADDTTDHVVVFRDIDEE, from the coding sequence ATGGTGATGCCGGGACAGCTTTACTTCAGCAAGATCGATCAGATGTTGCTCTCGACGGGAACTGCGGCGAGGCTGCTGACAGCCTGCGCGCTGGGTGGAGTCATTGGGCTGGAGCGGGAGCTGCGGCACAAGGCCTCAGGCCTGCGGACCAATATGCTGCTGTGTCTTGGCTGCGCGTTCTTCACGATGCTCTCGGTGGTGCTGGCAGGGGACACCAATCCTGACAAGGGGAGGGTTGCGTCGAATATCGTGCAGGGCATCGGCTTCCTTGGCGCGGGACTGATTCTGCACACGCGGGATCGAGTCGTGGGGCTGACGAGCGCGGCTACGGTGTTTGTGATTGCGTCGATTGGGATGGCCTGCGGCGCTGGGCTATATATCCCAGCGGTCGTAGCCACTCTGATTGCGCTGGTTGCGCTGGCGTTGGTCGGCTCAGTGGAGACCCGCGTTGGCTGGAAGCGCCACTCGATGTTGTACGAGGTGCGCGGCATCGATCAGAACGAGATGTTCGCCTCTATCCTGCGCGTGCTGGATCGATTGGGGCTGCGGTTGAACATCGTCGATCGCGATAAAGTCGGCGAGACGCAGCGTGTCAGCTTTATGGTCGCTGCGAGCGCCAAGGTTCACAAGCGGCTGTTGGCTGAGCTGCAGGCAGACGACACGACGGACCATGTTGTTGTTTTCCGCGATATTGATGAAGAATAA